The DNA segment AAAAATTTTTAAAAACCTAACGTTAAGTGGTTCTATTTTTTGGAAATTAATTGGAAATAAGGACTGATAACATTTGTATTATTAAGTCGCTGTAATTATAATTATTAGTAATAGTAATTATATTGTAAAATAAAATATTAATATATTGATACAATGACGTGCTTGTTTTTAGATTATTATTTAAATTTTAAACGGGCGAAAAATAAATGTGTATTGTGAGGAGCCAAGCATGGAATTTAAACAAATGAAGTATTTCGTCGAGGTTGTTAAACGTGGAGGCATGACTCAAGCATCTGAGCAATTATTTATTGCACAATCAACAATCAGTAAGAATATAAAGTTATTAGAAGATGAATTTTCTATCCAGTTATTTGATCGTAGTAAAAAGCACATCGTCTTAACAGATGTAGGGAAAGTGTTTTATGAAAAATGTGTGGAAACTTTAGCAGTAATTGAAGATATGACATCTGAAATGGGAGATGTTATGAATCTTGATAGTGGGCATATTCGATTAGGGATATCTGCAATACTGAATGTAAGATTTTTTACGGGACGTTTGAAACAATTTCATAATAAATATCCTAATGTAACGTATGAAGTAATTGAAAGTGGCGGAAAGGCCATTAAACAATTTTTAAATAATGATGAAATTGATGTTGGTATAACGACATTACCAGTGAACGATGATATTTATGACTCAATACCTTTATATACTGAACAGTTGTTACTTGTAGTAAATAAAGACTCTAAATATGCGGACGTGAACGCTGTTCATTTGAAAGATTTGAAAGATGAGTATTTTTTAATGTTTCACGATGATTACTATTTGAAAGATCAATTTTTTGAGAGTTGTAGAAATGTAGGTTTCGAACCGAAAACGATTGCTAAAATGTCTCAGATTACATTTATAGAGAATATGATTATGGATGGTATTGGTATAACTGTTTTGCCCGAAAGTATCGTGAAGATTTTAAATGATGAACTTGTTGGTATACCTTTAGAAGGGGCGGATGATTCATGGAATTTAGGTGTTATTTGGAAGAAAGGTAATTATATGAACTTTGCTACACGTGAATTAATTGAATTTTTAAAAGGGTCCACGACCGACTGTCCAAAAAATATATAATGGAAGTTCCACATTTTAAAGCATGCCGTAAACGAATATAATATATTCCAACTATGTATTTTTATCATAGGTGAAGAAATAATATAATAACCTTGTAGGGGGTTCTCAATTCTGAATCGAATCATAACCATTATTGCATTGCAGCCATGATATAAACTTCAGAGACGATTGAAATAATGCTGCTATTGTATGGTATCTCTATTATTGAAAAGGCTATAGTACTTATATAGTTCTCATACCATCTTAAATTGTTAATGTCTTATAACTATCTTAGGTTAGTCGCAGAATATTAGTATC comes from the Staphylococcus hsinchuensis genome and includes:
- a CDS encoding LysR substrate-binding domain-containing protein — its product is MEFKQMKYFVEVVKRGGMTQASEQLFIAQSTISKNIKLLEDEFSIQLFDRSKKHIVLTDVGKVFYEKCVETLAVIEDMTSEMGDVMNLDSGHIRLGISAILNVRFFTGRLKQFHNKYPNVTYEVIESGGKAIKQFLNNDEIDVGITTLPVNDDIYDSIPLYTEQLLLVVNKDSKYADVNAVHLKDLKDEYFLMFHDDYYLKDQFFESCRNVGFEPKTIAKMSQITFIENMIMDGIGITVLPESIVKILNDELVGIPLEGADDSWNLGVIWKKGNYMNFATRELIEFLKGSTTDCPKNI